The DNA segment TCGAAAATCTCGGCCTTATCTCTAAATTTTATTTTAAAATTGTCTTGCAATCCGTAGTAATAAAAATAATATCGTGAAAAATTAAAGCCGACTGAATCCTGATACTTGACAGTTTTGATATAACCATCGGATGAAAAGAAAGTGCCAATTTTTTCCACTATTTCGATGGGAGTTTCGCCATTAATAGATTCAATTTCTTTGCCTTTAATTTCTAAACCCGCATTTTCAGATCCATTGAAAACGCCGTACATCTTTTGGTCGAGAAACACAATGGTCAAAGGCAAAATTCGCGTTTCTTTACCGATTCTTTCTCTCGTATTTAAAGGTAGTTTGATCAAAGTATGATCTTCGCGTGAGAGTGCAACTAAGGGCGCTATCAGTTTATGAAATTCCAACAGATTCAGATCTCGGTCAATTTTTTCTTTTACTTGTGCAAAAGCGACATCGACACTATCTTTGGGAGTATACCAATACATTCCCGAATGGAATTTGTCCAAACCTTGGTATAATATCTCGACATCATATAAAAGCTTCTGTTTTGGGATGCTTGGAAAATCGCCGTAGTCTTGGGAAAAGGTCAGGGTGGTGAGGAGGATAAAATTGAGGAGTAATATTTTGCGCATTGAAAGTTTGGGGATAAATTCTCTTATAAAAAATATTCCTGAACATTTCTATTAGTATTTAACGCTCTCTTTAATAGTTTCAATTTTCTCCATAATAAATTCACTTAATTTATACCACTCTAATTTTCTCAATTCTGGCGAATCACCATTCTTCGTATCGCGAACCAAATATGCCGAATAATCGTATTTCTCGGTATCAATATCAATTTGATTATATGAATGATGAGGACTAGTCGGTTTAAGAAACTTGTTAGCTTTACGTTTTGTATAATACACTTCTTTTTGATTCAATACAGCAACGTTGTTTTCTATCAATATAAAAATAGAGCAATCTGAAATATTAAATTCGACGTAATCTGAAAAATCATCAAAAATCGCCATTTTGCAGGCGTCCTCAACTTGATAGATCAAAGTTATATTTACAGCATTACTTATTGCTCGACTAGAATCTGACTGCATAACTTCACATCCCCAACAACCAGAAATTATGCTAACAAAATTTTTCACTTCTAATGATTTTAAGTTTTTGACGTATTCAGTAAATTCTTTTTTCGATTTTCCCTCTTGAGCATAGGAAAGATTGCTGCTAAAAATCAATAGGAATACACAGCTAATTACGATATTATTTATAAAAATTTTCAAATTTTGGTCGTGTTTATCGTTTTCAATTTTTAGCATTTGTAAAACTTAGCAATTTTACTTAAAATTTATCTGTCCAAAAATTTTTATATATTCAACTAAGAAATTTATATTGTATGCCACTGTTTAATTTCCCTTGAAAATACAAAAAAATACTAACTTGTTTTTTTTTATTAAAAAATCACTTCTTTGATATGCTCTCAACAATCCCAACAGCCTCATCAGCCAAGTAATCAGTCAATCCTACAGATCCACTAGTCTGAATTAATCTGTTTTTTAGATTTTCTGGAAGTCCATTTAAAGATTTATCGTCGTCAATAATGATGAATTTTTCTAAACTATTTTCGGAAGTGAACCAATCTAACAATTCCTGCTTTCGACTCAAGTTATTGATGCTTTGAGGTAGTCTACTAACGTTGTTTACGATAACGCCTCTTGTTTTAAAAATTTCGATCCAACCTTCTAGTGTAAAACTATGCTTGTGTGAAGTGGTTAATACAATATCGGCATTAGTCGCGGTGATTATCTTGTTTAATGCATCTGTAGCTCTCGAGCTGAATTGGGGAAATCCATCTTCGAGGATTTCGAGTTTTCGCCATGAACTTGCGGGAATCATAACTCCGTCTATGTCTAAATATATCAGCATTTGGAACTTTTTCTAACTTATTTTATCATTTCGTTGATTTGATCAAGAGTCATATTATTATACTCCGCATCGGCTTTATTCATATTTTGAATAATCTCTGGTGTATCCCAATCTTCTTCTACAAATTCGACATCTTTCCAATCATATTCGATGGTGGCGGATGTGGTTGCGGACTTTATAGTGGGTAGATTTTGACCCGCCAAAACCGAAGCGACATAACGGTGATGTCCATCTACAATGGTCGATTCGCTAACTTTGATCGCATCGAACTTGATTCCATTCTCCATCTTTTTGTACATCCTGATAATCAAAGGAAGACACAATCTTTTGTGAGTAGATATTAAAGAATCTTTTATATCTTCCAGAGCTGTGAGAATATCTGCTTTATTTATTTCTAACATATTTTAACCAAAATTTAATTATTATTCTGATTTTGAATTTTTTGCGCCAACAATCGCCATTGCCAATCCGATAAAAACGAATGGAAGTGCAATCCACAAAATTGTCGTGTTATTCATAATTCCGTATAGCATAAATCCTAATGCAATTCCTTGTATAATGATTCCGGCAATTGCCAGAGTATGTTTTGTCATTTTGGTCAGGTTGTTAGCTTTTGAATTTCAATATGGATAAAAATACACTTTTAAGTAATGTGATCTTTAAAATCGTTTAAGAAAGTAAGTATTCGTTGAAAGTTACTATCAGGATAGAAATCTTATTTTAACCAATAACCTTTTTGCGCGCAAGAGATGGGAGCGACCCCTCGTGTAGCGAACTGGCGAAGCACATCATTTGCTACCTATATAAAAATTCATACTTACCTAAAACATCTAGTAGCAAAGATATAGAGGATAGCCTAGTGTCATCGCCAATCATTTTTATAATGTTAAACTAAGCGTTGCGGCGATGGCATATGCCCAAAAAAATCTTAATTATCTTAAAGTCATTGTCTTGAAGTATTTCTTTATTCTTATTTAGATTTAATCTAACTATTTCTTGTATGATTCGTAATGACATATTACATTTGCAAAACTATTTTTAATCAGTCTTAATAACAAAACATGAAAATTACAAAATATGCTTTAGCAGCTGCTGCACTTTCTCTCACATTTTTTAGCTCTTGCTCTGACGATGCAGTTGGACCTTATGGTGGTATCGAGATTCCTAATTCCTATGCTTTTTCAAGAAATGGTATGAGTTCTGTTGATTATGGCGGGCAAACTGCAAGATTGAAAATGTTGAATGAAATGGGTGAGAAATTTACTATTGCTGCCACAAATGGCAATTTGCTGGACGCGGGTGAATTGACAAATATGTATAGCAATACAAATAATGCGTTTTCGTCTGCGGAATTAAATAATTCTGGCAAAAATATTAAAAGCAAAACGGCGTCATCTGCGGATTATTTTAGTTCATTTTTGGGTGGAGGATCATCAACTGAGAAAGCGGCTGTACAAGCAATGTTTGAAAATCAGTTTATACTAGGAGCAGAGGCAAGTCAAGGAAATCCAGCGTCTGCGGGCGTTGCAGGGTCGTATCTTGATGGAAGTAAAATGAGATTATTTGCTGCAAATGGTCTTGAACCACAGCAAATTTTATTAAAAGGAATGATGGGTGCGATGATGATGGATCAGATTTCCAATCAATACCTATCTACTCTGAAACTTGATGGTGGATCCAATGTTATTGAAAACACGAATAAAGTCTTATCCGCAGATGGAAACTTTACAACTATGGAGCACTATTGGGACGAAGCTTACGGTTATGTATATGGTGCAGACAATGCTACAACGAATTCAAAGAAATTTTGGAGTTCTTATATTGATCAAGTTAATGCAGATTCTGATTTTAATACTGTGAGCAATGATGTGGATCTAGCATTTCGCGCGGGACGAGCAGCAATTGTAGCAAACGATTATAGTGGAAGGAATCAGCAAATTGCAAGAATTCAGGAAAAACTAGCTTTAGTGGCTGCAGTTCGTGCGGTGTATTATTTGCAAGAAGGAAAAGGAAAATTGGTAGAGGATAATGGCGCAAAAGCTTTTCACGCACTGTCTGAAGGTTATGGTTTTATTATGTCTTTGAGATACACACGTCAGCCTGGAACAGACAATCCTTATTTCAGCAAAACTGAAGTTGATGCAATGCTTGCTTCACTTATAAGTGGCGAAAACGGTCTTTGGGACATTGATACTTTGAGCCCAAAATTAGATGCAATTTCAAGTCAGATTGCCGCAAAATTTGGTTTTACAGTAGCTCAAGCAGCGACAGTTAATTAATTTAGAATAAATAAAGATAGTTCGGATTGAAACACGTAATTTTGCATCAAATTTAAAGAATACAATGAAAAATCTACTTTTACTAGTTGCATTTGTCTCTGTTCTCACTGCTTGCTCTTCAAGTGATCATAATACGTCGACTTCTGGAGATAGCTTTAATAGGACAGCTTTGTTGACGCATTGGGCAGATAATATAATAATTCCTGCTTTTAGTAATTATGATGTACACTTGGCAGTACTTCAATCAGAAGTTGAAAATTTTAACGCCAATCCATCTCAAGAAAACTTACTTACAGTTCGTAACTCATGGATTGCTGCCTATAAAGCTTATCAGCAAGTAATGTTATTTAATATAGGCAAAGCTGCAGATCTAAATTTTAAAGAAGCTGCAGACACTTATCCTACAGACGCTATTGGGATTGAAGCTAATATCGCGAATGGAAACTACAACCTAGAATTGCTATCTCAATATTCTAAGCAAGGATTTCCGGCCTTAGATTATATGCTTAATGGCTTGAGTGAATCTGATAGTGGAATCATTACTAAATATTCTAGCGATGCCAATGCTGACGCCTACAAATTATATTTGACCTCATTAATAAATGCATTAAAATCTAAAAACGCTGCAATTGTTAGTGATTGGAGTGGTATATATAGATCAACTTTTATTACTAGTAACGGTACTGCGGTTAGTAGTTCGACTAATAAAATGGTA comes from the Flavobacterium ardleyense genome and includes:
- a CDS encoding imelysin family protein, with the protein product MKNLLLLVAFVSVLTACSSSDHNTSTSGDSFNRTALLTHWADNIIIPAFSNYDVHLAVLQSEVENFNANPSQENLLTVRNSWIAAYKAYQQVMLFNIGKAADLNFKEAADTYPTDAIGIEANIANGNYNLELLSQYSKQGFPALDYMLNGLSESDSGIITKYSSDANADAYKLYLTSLINALKSKNAAIVSDWSGIYRSTFITSNGTAVSSSTNKMVNLFVKNFEKDIRSGKVGIPAGIFSNGTLFPEKIEGYYKKDISKDLLNTAVQAQQDFFNGKYFANSQVGPSLKSYLDDVKAVRNGLNLSAIINNQFETIYTTNATLNSNLSQQILSNNTKMLEAYDAMQQNVVYFKLDMMQALNITIDYVDGDGD
- a CDS encoding HAD domain-containing protein is translated as MLIYLDIDGVMIPASSWRKLEILEDGFPQFSSRATDALNKIITATNADIVLTTSHKHSFTLEGWIEIFKTRGVIVNNVSRLPQSINNLSRKQELLDWFTSENSLEKFIIIDDDKSLNGLPENLKNRLIQTSGSVGLTDYLADEAVGIVESISKK
- a CDS encoding DUF4856 domain-containing protein translates to MKITKYALAAAALSLTFFSSCSDDAVGPYGGIEIPNSYAFSRNGMSSVDYGGQTARLKMLNEMGEKFTIAATNGNLLDAGELTNMYSNTNNAFSSAELNNSGKNIKSKTASSADYFSSFLGGGSSTEKAAVQAMFENQFILGAEASQGNPASAGVAGSYLDGSKMRLFAANGLEPQQILLKGMMGAMMMDQISNQYLSTLKLDGGSNVIENTNKVLSADGNFTTMEHYWDEAYGYVYGADNATTNSKKFWSSYIDQVNADSDFNTVSNDVDLAFRAGRAAIVANDYSGRNQQIARIQEKLALVAAVRAVYYLQEGKGKLVEDNGAKAFHALSEGYGFIMSLRYTRQPGTDNPYFSKTEVDAMLASLISGENGLWDIDTLSPKLDAISSQIAAKFGFTVAQAATVN